From Permianibacter aggregans, a single genomic window includes:
- a CDS encoding sensor histidine kinase — protein sequence MTDSSTQNLSFQSNRLLPGLMASDSQHSDQLRDLLSLLPIGVLLLDRNGRVVDANPVAIELLGTPLINQTWLTIIQRSFLPQPDDGLEVSLRSGKRVQIQTRALSDGDGQMIVITDLTETRLLQERLARKNRLAGVGQVMASLAHQLRTPIATAMLSAHALKKNANGSATAQKHSERLIERLQHMERQISDMLIVAGGGKPNVETLELNALLTQLKDQYASQMKNHRISFELSISKKACLITGNRHSLLGAFGNLIDNAIDALLNVTERKRVLHLSLQQTEQGAVVTLLDNGSGMNEQTLRRLKEPFFTTKSKGTGLGLAVVQAVCEAHQADLQVRSQPNVGSQFALVFPLYQSQSAQWPLSATA from the coding sequence ATGACGGATTCCTCGACCCAGAATCTTTCCTTTCAATCGAATCGGTTGTTGCCGGGCCTGATGGCCAGCGACAGCCAGCACAGCGATCAGTTGCGCGACTTATTGTCGTTGCTGCCGATCGGCGTGTTGTTGCTCGATCGCAACGGCCGTGTCGTCGATGCCAATCCGGTCGCCATTGAATTGCTCGGGACGCCGCTGATCAATCAGACCTGGTTGACGATTATTCAACGCAGCTTTTTGCCGCAGCCGGATGATGGTCTGGAAGTGTCGCTGAGGAGCGGCAAGCGCGTGCAAATTCAGACTCGCGCCTTGAGTGATGGTGACGGTCAGATGATCGTCATCACCGATCTGACTGAAACCCGTTTATTGCAGGAACGCCTGGCGCGCAAAAATCGCTTGGCTGGTGTCGGCCAGGTCATGGCGAGCCTTGCCCATCAATTGCGCACACCAATTGCCACCGCCATGTTATCGGCGCATGCGTTAAAGAAAAATGCCAACGGCAGCGCTACCGCGCAAAAGCACAGCGAACGGTTGATCGAACGTCTTCAACATATGGAGCGTCAGATTTCCGACATGTTGATCGTCGCTGGTGGTGGCAAACCCAATGTCGAAACGCTGGAACTGAATGCCTTGTTGACGCAATTGAAAGATCAGTACGCCAGCCAGATGAAAAACCATCGCATCAGTTTCGAGCTCTCGATCAGCAAAAAAGCCTGCCTGATCACCGGCAACCGGCATTCATTACTCGGTGCCTTCGGCAATCTGATCGACAACGCCATTGATGCCTTGCTGAATGTGACCGAGCGCAAACGGGTCTTGCACCTTTCGTTGCAACAAACGGAGCAGGGCGCTGTCGTGACCTTGCTCGATAACGGCAGCGGCATGAACGAACAAACCTTGCGTCGCTTGAAAGAGCCTTTCTTCACGACCAAATCAAAAGGCACCGGTCTTGGCTTGGCAGTGGTTCAGGCCGTGTGTGAAGCGCATCAAGCCGATTTGCAGGTGCGCAGTCAGCCGAATGTCGGCAGCCAATTTGCATTGGTATTCCCGTTGTATCAAAGCCAGTCCGCACAGTGGCCGCTGTCGGCTACGGCATGA